A window of the Lolium perenne isolate Kyuss_39 chromosome 7, Kyuss_2.0, whole genome shotgun sequence genome harbors these coding sequences:
- the LOC127316724 gene encoding uncharacterized protein: MSVTSPTSHEHQLMAFWAPFLLLHLGGQDNITAYSIEDNRLWLRHLQNFFVQVLAAAYVLYQSSIVARQTLLRPAAILMFVIGVVKYGERVCALKLACSDNNLSGKNYQNFVKKVKNDSGGGGGDGGNIQKVAQGAGKYSQTFRAHLLLDYAKHLLKGPLPVASVYGRIGIEWQDMYGVAEMQISLMHDVFYSKAELIHTWHGYCIRVFSLPATVAALLLFRRFNEKDGYRRADVAATYVLLVGAVVLEIIAAVRAMFSTWTYGKYIRASRDGVARPLARLASWSHELARYAMCRGTGTARYWSGSMGQHNFINMCSHCKNSLGSKIARWIGREDWWNMLVYTSSIAVSPDIIEVLKKVLESKDVDNESPDHIRNSRGRAALKRRPGLYEELGWSVDTEPDQTILVWHIATHVYLSWYEAKHSRRPHSLAQVTQELSNYMIFLLAARPYMLPDNASRQWYIELCNKVIHELEYGSEADLLTLIRVQGDTTLSFREPPQPAGVQGDTTLSFREPPQPYKPADRFERNLTFDRACQLGAKLISKDQETPDANMLELINQVWVEMLYYAAYRCRPDSHVRQLSNGGEITTVVALMLEYTNSGFFRSNKEGSDGLPDFFFPMPTAPPGAFRQT; this comes from the coding sequence ATGTCGGTCACCAGCCCGACCTCGCATGAGCACCAACTGATGGCATTCTGGGCACCGTTCCTACTGCTGCATCTTGGCGGACAGGACAACATCACCGCCTACTCCATCGAGGACAATCGGCTGTGGCTGCGCCACCTGCAGAACTTCTTCGTCCAGGTCCTCGCCGCCGCCTATGTCCTCTATCAGTCTTCCATCGTGGCTCGCCAGACATTGCTCCGTCCGGCAGCCATCCTCATGTTTGTGATTGGTGTTGTCAAATACGGGGAGAGAGTGTGTGCGCTCAAGCTTGCCTGCAGCGACAATAACCTGTCCGGGAAGAACTACCAGAATTTTGTCAAGAAGGTTAAGAATGAttctggtggtggtggcggtgacggtggaaaCATCCAAAAGGTAGCCCAAGGCGCAGGGAAATACTCGCAGACATTTCGAGCTCACTTACTGCTGGATTATGCCAAGCACCTGCTGAAGGGGCCGTTGCCTGTTGCTTCAGTTTACGGCCGTATAGGTATCGAATGGCAGGACATGTATGGAGTGGCCGAGATGCAGATCTCGCTGATGCACGACGTCTTCTACAGCAAGGCTGAGCTGATCCACACTTGGCACGGGTACTGCATTCGTGTCTTCTCGCTGCCGGCCACTGTCGCTGCACTCCTCTTGTTCCGTCGATTCAATGAGAAAGATGGTTACAGAAGAGCCGATGTGGCCGCCACCTACGTTTTGCTAGTTGGAGCTGTCGTCCTGGAGATCATAGCAGCGGTGAGGGCCATGTTCTCCACCTGGACATACGGCAAGTACATCAGGGCAAGCCGTGATGGTGTCGCTCGTCCATTAGCTCGTCTGGCTTCTTGGTCTCATGAGCTCGCAAGATATGCAATGTGCAGAGGTACAGGTACTGCAAGGTACTGGTCTGGTTCCATGGGACAACACAACTTTATCAACATGTGCAGCCACTGTAAGAACAGCCTAGGCAGCAAAATTGCGAGATGGATCGGACGGGAGGACTGGTGGAACATGCTGGTTTACACGTCCTCCATCGCCGTCTCACCAGACATCATTGAGGTGCTCAAGAAAGTATTGGAAAGTAAGGACGTCGACAATGAGAGTCCCGATCACATCCGAAACTCACGAGGCCGGGCGGCGCTGAAGAGGAGGCCAGGATTGTACGAGGAGCTGGGCTGGAGCGTGGACACCGAGCCGGATCAGACCATCCTCGTGTGGCACATCGCCACCCATGTCTACCTCAGCTGGTATGAGGCGAAACATTCACGCCGGCCGCACAGTCTTGCACAAGTCACCCAAGAGCTCTCCAACTACATGatttttctgctcgcggcacgcCCCTACATGCTCCCTGATAATGCTAGTCGCCAATGGTACATCGAACTATGCAACAAGGTGATCCATGAGCTCGAATATGGCTCGGAAGCGGATTTACTCACGTTAATACGAGTCCAAGGAGATACCACGCTCAGTTTTAGAGAACCACCTCAGCCTGCTGGAGTCCAAGGAGATACCACGCTCAGTTTTAGAGAACCACCTCAGCCATATAAACCTGCTGATAGATTTGAAAGGAATTTGACATTTGACAGAGCATGTCAGCTTGGCGCCAAGCTCATCAGCAAAGACCAGGAAACACCCGATGCCAACATGCTGGAGCTGATCAACCAAGTGTGGGTGGAGATGCTTTATTACGCGGCCTATCGATGCAGACCAGATTCTCATGTCAGACAGCTGAGCAACGGCGGCGAGATCACCACCGTCGTTGCCCTTATGTTGGAGTACACGAACTCCGGTTTCTTCCGCTCTAATAAGGAAGGGAGTGACGGGCTGCCAGATTTTTTCTTTCCAATGCCAACGGCACCACCGGGCGCTTTCAGGCAGACGTAA